A DNA window from Porites lutea chromosome 6, jaPorLute2.1, whole genome shotgun sequence contains the following coding sequences:
- the LOC140941656 gene encoding glutamine amidotransferase-like class 1 domain-containing protein 1 produces the protein MAAKPNCLIVCSSATQGVSAQSFIHAFTLTHSVFNVQIATPKGQQIDFVKSDENSRKWLNEFRTKPFSVPGKLEDVDASRYGAVLIPSAPGALYDLAQDNELAKLLNTFVQEKKPICAVGHGVAGLCSARREDRKSWSFKSYSLTGPSVFESARSADFSSLPLIVEDWIKDNGGTYSATEPDGMHVIIDRHLITGQNDTSTLSAVQNLILLCNARQGKTKS, from the exons atggcggccaagCCGAATTGTTTGATAGTTTGTAGCTCTGCAACTCAAG GTGTCTCTGCTCAATCTTTCATTCACGCATTTACACTGACACATTCTGTGTTCAATGTACAGATTGCAACACCTAAG GGCCAGCAAATAGACTTTGTGAAGTCTGATGAAAACAGCAGAAAGTGGTTAAATGAGTTTAGAACAAAACCATTCTCAGTTCCAGGAAAACTTGAAGATGTTGATG CTTCCAGGTATGGTGCAGTATTAATACCAAGTGCTCCAGGAGCGCTCTATGACTTGGCTCAAGACAATGAGTTGGCAAAACTTCTTAATACATTTGTCCAGGAAAAAA aacCCATCTGTGCTGTTGGACATGGTGTTGCAGGGCTTTGTTCAGCAAGAAGAGAAGACAGAAAATCTTGGAGTTTCAAGAGCTATAGTTTGACAGGG CCCTCAGTATTTGAATCAGCTCGCTCTGCTGATTTTTCAAGTCTCCCATTAATCGTTGAAGACTGGATCAAAGATAATGGAGGCACATACAGCG ccactGAACCTGATGGTATGCATGTCATTATTGACAGACATCTCATAACAGGACAAAATGACACATCAACACTATCAGCTGTACAGAATCTCATTCTTCTGTGCAATGCAAG